One window of the Leptospira ryugenii genome contains the following:
- a CDS encoding LegC family aminotransferase: MEKKIESLIRDYYQSNGDIPLHAPIFQGNEKAYTTQAIDSTFVSSVGVFVNEFENKIATYTNSQSAVATVNGTAALHASLVLSGVKSGDYVISQALTFVATCNAITYLEAEPIFIDVDIETLGLSPIALVNWLNENAEIRDSNCIYKKNGRKIAACVPMHTFGHPCKIDEIQKICYDWKIELVEDAAESLGSFYKGQHTGTFARFGTLSFNGNKIITTGGGGMILSKLEDGKLAKHITTTAKVPHKYDFFHDQIGYNYRMPNLNAALGLAQLEQLESFLIQKRHLATIYETFFKGTEFTFIKEPTHAKSNYWLNAILCENEEKKKHLLITLNQSGIFCRPAWKLMSSLPMFQNCISDGLRNSKWIEERLVNLPSSVK; this comes from the coding sequence TTGGAAAAAAAAATAGAATCACTTATAAGAGATTATTACCAATCAAATGGTGATATTCCTCTCCATGCACCAATCTTTCAAGGAAACGAGAAGGCATATACTACCCAGGCAATTGATTCTACATTTGTATCGAGTGTGGGAGTCTTTGTAAATGAATTTGAAAACAAAATTGCTACTTATACAAACTCGCAATCGGCAGTCGCAACTGTAAATGGTACTGCCGCTCTTCATGCTTCTCTAGTTTTATCAGGCGTTAAATCAGGTGATTATGTTATCTCGCAAGCACTGACATTCGTTGCAACGTGTAATGCGATTACTTATTTGGAAGCTGAGCCGATCTTTATTGATGTAGATATAGAAACCCTTGGATTGTCTCCTATTGCTCTCGTTAATTGGTTGAATGAAAATGCTGAGATTCGTGACTCAAATTGCATATATAAGAAGAATGGCAGAAAGATCGCAGCCTGTGTGCCGATGCATACCTTTGGTCATCCTTGTAAGATAGATGAGATTCAAAAAATTTGTTATGATTGGAAGATCGAATTGGTGGAGGATGCTGCTGAGTCACTAGGAAGTTTTTATAAAGGGCAACATACAGGAACATTCGCTCGATTTGGAACACTATCTTTTAATGGAAATAAGATCATCACTACTGGTGGGGGTGGTATGATTCTTTCAAAACTCGAGGATGGTAAGTTAGCAAAGCATATAACAACTACTGCAAAAGTACCACATAAATATGATTTTTTCCATGATCAAATCGGCTATAATTATAGAATGCCGAATCTGAATGCAGCTTTGGGTCTTGCTCAATTGGAACAATTGGAATCATTTTTAATACAAAAAAGACATTTAGCTACGATCTATGAGACTTTCTTTAAAGGTACAGAGTTTACATTTATTAAAGAACCAACGCATGCAAAGAGCAATTATTGGTTGAATGCAATTCTCTGCGAGAATGAAGAGAAAAAAAAACATTTACTCATCACATTGAATCAGTCGGGTATTTTTTGTAGACCAGCTTGGAAATTAATGAGTTCATTGCCAATGTTTCAAAACTGTATCTCCGATGGATTAAGAAACTCGAAATGGATAGAAGAGCGTCTCGTGAATCTTCCTAGTTCTGTAAAGTAA
- the neuB gene encoding N-acetylneuraminate synthase: MESQLTQTFIIAEAGVNHNGSLEKAKDLVKIAKDSGANAVKFQTFKADLLVTKSARKAEYQVNNTGKDNSQYQMLKELELSEDDHFVLFELANSLGIEFLSTPFDQESLYFLIHKLGLKRIKISSGDLINAPFLFEVGKFAETVILSSGMGNLAEIEEALSILTLGFLKDSSVGINRTSLMHALASEIGYAELKRRVTILHATTDYPAKFSDVNLKAMQTIQRAFGLDVGYSDHTEGIHVSVAAVAMGAKVIEKHFTADKTQEGPDHLASLEPKELKSLVDSIRDIELSLGTGMKLPAPSEAQNAEVVRKSIVAKKAIRRGERFSSENLTIKRPGTGIRPIEFWNLIGKESNQDYIEDDLI, from the coding sequence ATGGAATCTCAATTAACTCAGACATTTATTATTGCTGAAGCCGGAGTGAATCACAATGGCTCATTAGAAAAGGCAAAGGATCTTGTGAAAATAGCCAAAGATTCTGGTGCCAATGCTGTCAAATTTCAAACCTTTAAAGCTGATTTATTGGTAACAAAGAGCGCAAGAAAAGCTGAATATCAAGTTAACAATACAGGAAAGGATAACTCTCAGTACCAGATGTTAAAGGAACTTGAGTTAAGCGAAGATGATCATTTTGTACTTTTTGAACTAGCCAATTCTCTAGGGATAGAGTTTCTCTCTACTCCTTTTGATCAGGAAAGTCTTTATTTTTTGATTCATAAACTTGGGCTAAAACGGATCAAGATATCATCGGGAGATCTGATCAACGCACCTTTTTTGTTCGAGGTCGGAAAATTTGCTGAAACAGTGATTCTTTCTTCGGGTATGGGAAACTTAGCTGAGATAGAAGAGGCATTATCAATATTGACTCTTGGTTTTTTAAAAGATTCTTCTGTGGGAATTAATAGAACTTCTCTTATGCATGCGCTTGCTTCTGAAATTGGCTATGCGGAGTTAAAAAGGAGAGTTACAATTTTACACGCAACTACAGACTATCCTGCTAAATTTAGCGATGTAAATTTAAAGGCGATGCAAACTATCCAAAGAGCTTTCGGTTTGGATGTTGGTTATTCAGACCATACAGAAGGGATTCATGTTTCAGTTGCAGCTGTTGCTATGGGAGCGAAAGTAATTGAAAAACATTTCACGGCTGATAAAACGCAAGAAGGGCCAGATCATTTAGCATCTTTGGAACCTAAAGAACTAAAATCCTTAGTTGATTCTATCCGAGACATTGAGTTATCTCTTGGAACGGGAATGAAACTCCCTGCTCCTTCAGAAGCTCAAAATGCTGAAGTGGTTCGGAAAAGTATTGTTGCCAAAAAGGCAATCCGAAGAGGGGAACGGTTCTCCTCTGAAAACCTAACAATAAAAAGACCCGGCACAGGCATTCGGCCGATCGAGTTTTGGAATCTTATAGGTAAAGAATCAAATCAAGACTATATAGAGGATGATCTGATTTGA
- a CDS encoding acetyltransferase, with amino-acid sequence MNLKKERETLLVACGGHGRVVLDSLLQAGIPVSGIIDRDLPKGTEVFGIKVLGDDSELSKFSKDNLQVANGFGFTKSLSLRVKKFEEWECSLISVQGIIHPQSIISSFVQIDRSAQVLAGVIIQNSVSIGKNVVVNTGSIVEHDVVLGDHSFVSPGVTICGGAKIGISSFIGAGSVVLPGVAIGNDCIIGAGSIVNRDVENGTIAFGNPARSRRSAPKG; translated from the coding sequence TTGAATCTAAAAAAGGAAAGAGAGACTCTTTTGGTAGCTTGCGGAGGACACGGAAGAGTTGTGTTGGATAGTTTACTGCAGGCAGGGATTCCTGTTTCCGGGATTATAGATAGAGACCTACCGAAAGGAACCGAGGTATTTGGAATCAAGGTTTTAGGTGATGATAGTGAGCTATCGAAATTCTCCAAAGACAATCTACAAGTAGCCAACGGATTTGGATTTACAAAATCTCTTTCTCTACGAGTAAAAAAATTCGAAGAATGGGAATGTTCCTTAATCTCCGTACAAGGAATCATTCATCCTCAATCGATTATCAGCTCTTTTGTTCAGATAGATCGATCTGCTCAGGTTTTGGCTGGAGTGATTATACAAAATTCGGTTTCGATCGGAAAGAATGTCGTAGTCAATACAGGATCAATTGTTGAGCACGATGTTGTCCTTGGTGATCATTCCTTTGTTTCACCTGGAGTAACGATATGTGGTGGGGCAAAAATAGGGATCTCTTCCTTTATCGGGGCAGGTTCTGTCGTACTTCCTGGCGTGGCAATAGGAAATGATTGTATTATAGGCGCAGGCTCTATTGTAAATCGTGATGTAGAGAATGGAACGATTGCTTTTGGAAATCCAGCCCGAAGCCGTAGATCCGCGCCAAAAGGATAG
- a CDS encoding nucleotidyltransferase family protein, with product MIAIAENHTVTKNETLKSALAKIDANTLGIVFVVENQVLIGSLTDGDIRRALLKGIDLNQSIAESMNHHPITFHEMDYDKDKLKEYANRHVISVIPIVNEAGKLVGIYVNREKEETHFTVKNAYVFILAGGFGTRLDPFTKILPKPLIPFGDKPILEHIMDEFAKYGFSKFILSLFYKGNIIKNYFSDIQSFSEISYVEEQTPLGTGGSLQLIKDKDIKTPIIVANCDNIININFEEFYNYHLKNNFSVTILGLRKNFKIPYGVIKSNGVDYLSMEEKPSYELVINTGFYIINPEVIDLIRDGEAVDMPSLIDRAKTKGAKVGVYYSDSNWFDLGQWEEYRQTVEHFKKLGI from the coding sequence ATGATAGCAATAGCAGAAAACCACACCGTCACGAAGAATGAAACTCTAAAGTCAGCTTTAGCTAAGATCGACGCAAATACTTTGGGTATAGTTTTTGTAGTCGAAAATCAAGTATTGATTGGTTCATTAACTGACGGTGATATTCGACGAGCTCTTTTGAAAGGAATAGATCTTAACCAATCCATAGCAGAATCAATGAATCATCATCCCATTACTTTTCATGAGATGGATTATGACAAAGATAAGTTGAAGGAATATGCAAATCGCCATGTTATAAGTGTAATCCCAATCGTAAATGAAGCGGGAAAGTTGGTTGGAATCTATGTAAATCGAGAGAAAGAAGAGACCCACTTTACTGTGAAAAACGCTTACGTGTTTATTTTGGCAGGAGGGTTTGGTACTCGCCTAGACCCGTTCACAAAAATTCTTCCAAAACCACTGATACCATTTGGCGACAAACCAATTCTTGAGCATATCATGGATGAGTTTGCAAAGTATGGTTTTTCAAAATTTATTCTTTCGTTGTTTTATAAAGGGAATATCATAAAAAACTATTTTAGCGATATCCAATCTTTTTCAGAGATAAGCTACGTAGAGGAACAAACTCCTTTAGGAACAGGTGGTAGCCTTCAGCTGATTAAAGATAAGGATATTAAGACCCCTATAATAGTTGCTAATTGTGACAACATTATAAATATAAATTTTGAAGAGTTCTACAACTATCATCTAAAAAATAATTTTTCCGTAACTATTTTAGGACTTCGAAAAAATTTCAAAATTCCCTATGGTGTTATCAAATCCAATGGTGTTGATTACCTCAGCATGGAAGAAAAACCCTCTTATGAACTTGTTATCAATACAGGTTTTTATATCATTAATCCAGAAGTGATTGATTTGATTAGAGATGGGGAGGCAGTTGATATGCCAAGTTTGATAGACCGTGCAAAGACTAAGGGTGCCAAAGTAGGGGTCTATTACTCTGATTCAAATTGGTTTGATCTTGGCCAATGGGAAGAATATAGACAAACTGTTGAGCATTTTAAGAAACTAGGTATATAA
- a CDS encoding myo-inositol 2-dehydrogenase has product MALNQEKSDILVIGCGYMALEYHKVLQTLGYSATYLGRGKSKADLFFEKTGVHPLLGGIESVPVAELTKYKFAINSVNIENLYTSSVQLLKAGIKFLLIEKPGALELTELKELQSLATAMNAKVFIAYNRRFYSSVAFIQNYIRSVEPVESFHFEFTEWTHLINPEDYSPSVMKHWLLSNSSHVIDLAFHLGGWPSQMAAFSKETSVNWADQSNFVGSGISEKGALFSYQANWIGPGRWSVEIITKSKRFFLKPMEKLFVQNSGSVNLEEITIDNQKDLDYKPGLYQMVQSFLSLNESELCTLENQIKHFEIYSMIMTGKHRLNEEKYGI; this is encoded by the coding sequence ATGGCGCTAAATCAGGAAAAAAGCGATATTCTTGTAATTGGCTGTGGCTATATGGCTCTCGAATACCATAAGGTTTTGCAAACCTTGGGATATTCGGCTACTTATCTTGGAAGAGGGAAGTCAAAAGCTGATTTATTTTTCGAAAAAACTGGAGTTCATCCTCTACTTGGTGGCATTGAATCGGTTCCGGTAGCTGAGCTAACAAAATATAAATTTGCGATAAACTCAGTAAACATAGAGAATTTGTACACCAGTTCTGTACAACTCTTAAAGGCAGGTATAAAGTTTCTTTTAATTGAAAAGCCCGGAGCTTTAGAACTGACTGAGTTGAAAGAATTGCAAAGCCTTGCAACTGCAATGAATGCTAAAGTTTTCATTGCCTATAATAGGCGTTTTTATTCCTCAGTTGCTTTTATTCAGAATTACATTCGATCTGTAGAGCCAGTCGAATCTTTTCATTTTGAATTCACTGAGTGGACGCATTTGATCAATCCTGAAGATTATTCACCCTCAGTGATGAAACATTGGCTGCTATCTAATTCAAGTCATGTTATTGATCTTGCATTCCATTTAGGAGGGTGGCCAAGTCAAATGGCTGCTTTTTCTAAAGAAACAAGTGTTAATTGGGCTGATCAATCTAATTTTGTTGGATCAGGTATCTCGGAAAAAGGTGCTTTATTTAGCTACCAAGCAAATTGGATTGGACCCGGACGATGGTCAGTCGAGATCATAACAAAATCAAAACGATTTTTTCTGAAACCCATGGAAAAACTATTCGTGCAAAACTCTGGGTCTGTGAACTTAGAAGAAATTACTATTGATAATCAAAAAGACTTAGATTATAAACCGGGATTGTATCAAATGGTACAATCTTTTTTATCTTTAAACGAGAGCGAGCTCTGCACTTTAGAGAATCAAATCAAACATTTTGAAATATATTCGATGATTATGACAGGAAAACATAGATTAAACGAGGAAAAATATGGCATCTAA
- a CDS encoding class I SAM-dependent methyltransferase, with product MASKKIDRCRICSSTDLVGILDLGEQYFTGIFPKSREEDIPKGRLKLVKCNHCGLVQLEDSFDLDLLYGKNYGYRSGLNQSMIAHLNNTVKKISEFISLTPGDLVLDIGSNDSTLLQAYPKNVDLVGIDPTGIKFKNFYPDYIRLIPEFFSKKAFTNHYPDRKAKIVTSIAMFYDLDNPTQFMQDIYDILEDNGVWYFEQSYLLSMLETNSYDTICHEHLEYYALKQIKWMTDKVGFRIISIEMNKVNGGSFSILVCKNNASFPDNSSVVNQILANEEAKGINGFQVYKEFNQRIEEYREKLKSFLIEKKKEGKLVIGYGASTKGNVILQYCNITEEELPFIAEVNPDKFGSFTPGTKIPIISEKEAREMNPDIFLVLPWHFKDSIVVREREFLQSGGRLLFPLPYLELLY from the coding sequence ATGGCATCTAAGAAAATAGATAGATGTAGAATTTGTTCATCAACTGATTTGGTTGGTATTTTGGATCTAGGAGAGCAGTATTTTACAGGTATATTCCCAAAATCAAGAGAAGAAGATATTCCTAAAGGGAGATTGAAATTAGTAAAGTGTAACCATTGTGGTTTAGTTCAATTGGAAGACTCCTTTGATCTAGATTTACTTTATGGTAAGAATTATGGTTACCGCTCTGGCTTGAATCAGTCTATGATTGCCCATTTAAATAATACCGTTAAGAAAATTAGTGAGTTTATCTCTTTGACTCCTGGTGATCTTGTGCTTGATATCGGGAGCAACGATAGTACATTACTGCAAGCATACCCGAAAAATGTTGATTTAGTTGGGATTGATCCTACTGGAATTAAGTTTAAAAATTTCTATCCAGATTACATTAGATTGATACCTGAATTTTTCAGTAAAAAAGCATTCACAAACCATTATCCTGATCGAAAGGCAAAGATAGTTACCTCCATTGCTATGTTCTACGATTTAGATAATCCAACACAATTTATGCAGGATATTTATGATATTTTAGAAGATAATGGTGTTTGGTATTTTGAACAAAGTTACCTACTTTCAATGCTTGAAACTAACTCATATGATACGATCTGCCATGAACATTTGGAATACTATGCCCTAAAACAAATCAAATGGATGACCGATAAAGTTGGATTCAGAATTATCAGCATCGAAATGAACAAGGTAAACGGTGGAAGTTTTTCAATTTTAGTTTGTAAAAATAATGCTAGTTTCCCAGATAATTCTTCGGTAGTAAATCAAATCCTAGCCAATGAGGAAGCAAAAGGAATCAACGGTTTTCAGGTTTATAAAGAATTCAATCAGAGGATTGAAGAGTACAGGGAAAAATTAAAATCGTTTTTAATAGAAAAAAAGAAAGAAGGGAAATTAGTAATCGGTTACGGAGCTTCTACAAAAGGCAATGTGATTTTGCAATATTGCAATATTACAGAGGAGGAGCTCCCATTTATTGCAGAAGTGAATCCCGATAAATTTGGAAGTTTCACACCGGGAACTAAGATCCCAATCATTTCGGAAAAGGAAGCGCGTGAGATGAATCCAGATATATTTTTGGTTCTTCCTTGGCATTTTAAAGATTCAATCGTTGTTCGTGAAAGAGAGTTTCTCCAATCAGGTGGAAGGCTTCTATTCCCTTTACCATACCTAGAGCTACTGTATTAA
- a CDS encoding glycosyltransferase family A protein, translating to MKDHSDKYNTIFRKYYKEHQLVDRFLDDPEHAIDVIIPIMHTNELWEANLHSIYREVPVNRLLLGDGGAIDDSLDIAKKFPRVVVLDQKNFKSLGYCIRNLIENVETEWFAYFHSDVYLPEQWFDKMLPYQKSFDWYGCPMRHTIMVDYPGENNIRPYAGTQIGRKEAFRENLHTIDDDYVYRQEDFVFESLVEKGGYKNGKVEDTFHYHQTMFRPSKWMDLKVKNVSIDVNRKKEEIIRSADMQVRGVIKYLKPNRFYAFWIIPNFVELLEHGELNWSEFKAWTKKTNPEWLPYLSYFKIRLVHLWFSPSIRKNIRDWITKVFFRQKIQ from the coding sequence ATGAAAGATCACTCAGATAAATATAATACAATTTTTAGAAAGTATTATAAGGAGCATCAGCTTGTGGATCGATTTTTAGATGATCCAGAGCATGCAATTGATGTCATTATTCCGATTATGCATACCAATGAACTTTGGGAGGCAAATCTACATTCTATTTATAGGGAAGTACCGGTGAATCGTTTGTTACTTGGTGATGGAGGAGCAATTGATGATTCACTAGATATAGCCAAAAAATTTCCTAGAGTCGTTGTGTTAGATCAAAAGAACTTCAAATCTTTGGGATATTGCATTCGCAATCTAATCGAAAATGTAGAGACGGAATGGTTTGCTTATTTTCACTCGGACGTCTATTTGCCGGAGCAATGGTTCGATAAAATGTTGCCATACCAGAAATCTTTTGATTGGTATGGTTGTCCTATGCGGCATACGATCATGGTTGATTATCCTGGCGAAAATAATATTCGTCCCTATGCCGGCACCCAAATAGGCCGCAAAGAAGCTTTCCGAGAGAATTTACATACGATTGATGATGACTATGTGTACAGACAAGAGGATTTCGTGTTTGAAAGTCTTGTGGAAAAAGGTGGTTATAAGAATGGAAAAGTCGAAGATACCTTTCACTATCACCAAACCATGTTTCGTCCTTCCAAATGGATGGATCTCAAGGTAAAGAATGTTTCCATAGATGTGAATAGGAAAAAAGAAGAAATCATTCGTTCTGCCGACATGCAAGTAAGAGGAGTGATAAAATATCTCAAACCAAATCGCTTCTATGCATTTTGGATTATTCCTAACTTTGTAGAACTTCTAGAACATGGGGAATTGAACTGGTCTGAATTCAAAGCTTGGACCAAAAAAACCAATCCAGAATGGTTGCCATACTTAAGTTATTTTAAGATCAGACTTGTCCATCTTTGGTTTAGCCCATCGATCCGGAAAAACATTAGGGATTGGATTACAAAAGTCTTTTTTAGACAAAAGATTCAATAG
- a CDS encoding class I SAM-dependent methyltransferase: MKVLDVGCGDAKVEGAIGMDIAPLPGVDVVHDLSKFPWPFEENSFDKIYLLNIIEHLNSPIKVMEEVHRLLKKGGEVHIEVVYWNHRHSVSDPQHVTFYNETTWDFFLGKRKTYYTSAVFEMVKLEFIYDKIAKIVFLYQKWLMNLASYFLCNVKQGMIVTLRK; encoded by the coding sequence ATGAAAGTATTAGATGTCGGTTGTGGCGATGCAAAAGTTGAAGGAGCTATAGGAATGGATATTGCTCCATTGCCTGGAGTTGATGTTGTGCATGACTTGTCGAAGTTTCCATGGCCTTTTGAAGAAAATTCTTTCGATAAGATATATCTATTGAATATTATTGAACATCTAAATTCTCCAATAAAGGTGATGGAAGAAGTCCATAGGCTTTTGAAGAAAGGTGGAGAGGTTCACATCGAGGTTGTATACTGGAATCATAGGCATTCTGTTAGTGATCCTCAACATGTTACGTTCTACAATGAGACTACCTGGGACTTTTTTTTAGGAAAGAGGAAAACATATTATACCTCAGCAGTTTTTGAAATGGTTAAACTAGAGTTTATCTATGACAAGATTGCCAAAATTGTCTTTTTGTATCAAAAATGGCTAATGAATTTAGCATCTTACTTTCTATGTAATGTAAAACAAGGTATGATCGTTACTTTAAGAAAGTAA
- the neuC gene encoding UDP-N-acetylglucosamine 2-epimerase, translating into MKVAVVTASRAEYGLLLPLLHRLKNDPFFTLQLIVTGMHLSHEFGLTYKEIEKDGFTIQKKIEMVLSSDTPTGIAKSMGLATISASECFEELKPDILILLGDRYEILSFASAAVVARIPIAHIHGGELTEGLIDDPFRHAITKMSYLHFCAMETYKKRIIQMGEEPNRVHVVGALGLDTIYSMDFLNQNELEEKLGIRFKSQNAIVTFHPVTLEDQSAEKQFSELLKAIETLDDTFIVFTKPNSDTDGRIIIDMIDRFVGRFPERSAGFTSLGQKNYLSLMNFVDLVIGNSSSGLLEAPYFRKPTINIGDRQTGRFKPESVIDCLPECESILSAIKKSKSPEFKAVLKSFKNPLGDGKATDRIISHLKVTSLQTKKKFFDLT; encoded by the coding sequence ATGAAAGTCGCCGTTGTTACAGCAAGCAGAGCCGAATATGGCCTATTATTACCTCTTTTGCATCGCTTAAAAAATGATCCATTTTTTACCTTACAGCTGATTGTCACTGGGATGCATTTGTCTCATGAGTTTGGCTTAACTTACAAGGAAATCGAGAAAGATGGTTTCACCATTCAAAAGAAAATAGAAATGGTGCTCTCATCCGACACACCGACAGGTATTGCAAAATCAATGGGTTTAGCAACGATTAGTGCTTCGGAATGCTTTGAGGAATTGAAGCCAGATATATTAATTCTTTTAGGTGATCGCTATGAGATTCTGTCGTTTGCATCAGCTGCAGTAGTGGCAAGGATACCAATTGCTCATATCCATGGTGGAGAACTTACAGAAGGTCTAATAGATGATCCTTTTCGTCACGCGATTACAAAAATGTCCTATCTACATTTTTGTGCCATGGAGACTTACAAAAAGAGAATCATCCAAATGGGTGAGGAGCCCAATAGAGTGCATGTGGTTGGAGCACTAGGTTTAGATACTATCTACTCAATGGATTTTTTAAACCAAAATGAATTGGAAGAAAAATTAGGCATTCGCTTTAAAAGTCAAAATGCAATCGTGACATTTCATCCTGTTACTCTTGAAGACCAATCTGCCGAGAAGCAATTTAGTGAGCTATTAAAGGCAATCGAGACATTAGATGATACATTTATAGTCTTTACAAAACCAAACTCGGATACCGATGGCCGTATCATTATTGATATGATAGATAGATTTGTAGGTCGTTTCCCAGAAAGATCGGCAGGGTTTACTTCCTTAGGCCAAAAAAATTATCTTAGTCTGATGAACTTTGTGGATTTGGTGATCGGTAATTCTTCTAGTGGGCTTTTAGAAGCGCCCTATTTTAGAAAACCAACAATTAATATAGGTGATAGACAAACTGGAAGATTCAAACCTGAATCTGTGATTGATTGTTTGCCTGAATGTGAATCCATTTTATCTGCGATCAAAAAATCGAAAAGTCCAGAATTCAAAGCAGTTCTAAAAAGTTTTAAAAATCCTTTGGGTGATGGGAAGGCTACTGATCGTATCATTTCTCATCTGAAAGTTACTAGCTTACAAACAAAAAAGAAATTTTTTGACTTAACATGA
- a CDS encoding formyltransferase family protein, which translates to MKIIFIGSVIFSKSALEAIIELGGNVVGIVTKNEAGINADYADLTNVKSSIPFHFTKDVNSVETIGWIRDKSADVIFCFGWSSLIKTELLQLAPLGVVGFHPAELPRNRGRHPIIWALVLGLTKTASTFFFMDEGADSGDILNQRMIKIEYEDDALSLYNKITQVAISQIKEFLPQLSSGNFPRVKQDASVANTWRKRGPNDGKIDFRMGSNAIYNLVRALSRPYVGSHVEILEQQYKVWKVKELANSNLNIEPGKVLERSNNTLIIKTGDGAIELIEHELPVDLKVGDYIR; encoded by the coding sequence ATGAAAATTATATTCATTGGTTCCGTAATTTTTTCTAAGTCGGCATTAGAAGCTATCATTGAATTAGGTGGTAATGTTGTTGGTATCGTAACAAAAAATGAAGCAGGCATCAATGCAGACTACGCTGACTTAACGAATGTAAAATCATCGATACCATTTCATTTTACCAAAGATGTAAATAGTGTAGAAACAATTGGATGGATCCGAGACAAATCAGCGGATGTAATCTTTTGTTTTGGTTGGTCCTCACTGATAAAGACTGAACTTTTACAACTGGCCCCACTTGGTGTTGTTGGATTTCATCCTGCAGAGTTACCTCGCAATAGGGGACGTCACCCCATCATTTGGGCCTTAGTTTTGGGCTTAACAAAAACTGCTTCTACATTTTTCTTTATGGATGAGGGAGCAGACAGCGGTGATATCCTAAACCAAAGGATGATCAAGATAGAGTATGAAGACGATGCTCTTTCCTTATACAATAAGATCACACAAGTAGCTATTTCTCAAATAAAGGAATTTCTACCTCAATTAAGCTCTGGAAATTTTCCACGTGTAAAACAAGATGCTTCCGTAGCAAACACATGGAGGAAAAGGGGTCCGAATGACGGTAAGATTGACTTTCGAATGGGATCAAATGCGATTTACAATTTAGTAAGAGCGCTAAGTCGGCCTTATGTGGGTTCTCATGTGGAAATACTAGAGCAACAGTATAAGGTTTGGAAAGTTAAAGAATTAGCAAATTCTAACTTAAACATAGAACCCGGCAAAGTTTTGGAGCGCTCAAATAATACTTTAATCATAAAGACGGGGGATGGGGCAATAGAACTTATTGAACATGAATTGCCTGTCGATTTAAAAGTGGGAGATTACATTAGATGA
- a CDS encoding PIG-L deacetylase family protein: MKSLLVVSPHPDDETLGAGGTLLKMKSQGKPIYWLNITNASIEYGWPKDFVEKRQKEIQEVVDQYNFDGWESLDLKPVELDQYPTSTIVSKISEKIKLWEPESIAIPWKDDPHSDHKIVYNALISATKSFRYPFIKRVMAMEILSETNFSDEDSFSANYFHDISGFLEKKIEIMNLFKSEMGIHPFPRSEDAIRSLAILRGSQCGFRYAEAFKILKLIED, encoded by the coding sequence ATGAAATCACTGTTAGTTGTCTCTCCTCACCCTGACGATGAGACTTTAGGTGCAGGTGGGACTCTCTTAAAAATGAAGTCCCAAGGTAAGCCTATTTATTGGTTAAATATTACTAATGCCTCGATAGAATACGGCTGGCCAAAAGACTTTGTAGAGAAAAGACAAAAGGAAATCCAAGAAGTGGTGGATCAATACAACTTTGATGGATGGGAGAGTTTGGATTTAAAACCGGTAGAGCTTGACCAATATCCGACATCAACAATAGTAAGTAAGATTTCGGAGAAGATTAAACTTTGGGAACCTGAATCGATCGCAATACCTTGGAAAGACGATCCTCATTCTGATCATAAAATAGTTTATAATGCGCTAATATCTGCCACAAAATCATTTCGCTACCCATTCATAAAACGTGTTATGGCAATGGAAATTCTCTCCGAAACAAATTTCAGTGACGAAGATTCATTTTCAGCTAACTACTTTCATGATATCTCGGGATTCTTGGAAAAAAAAATTGAGATCATGAATCTCTTTAAATCTGAAATGGGAATACATCCTTTCCCGAGAAGTGAAGACGCAATCAGATCGCTAGCAATTCTTAGGGGTAGCCAGTGTGGGTTCAGATATGCGGAAGCTTTTAAAATATTGAAGTTAATTGAAGACTAA